DNA sequence from the Parasphaerochaeta coccoides DSM 17374 genome:
CCTCCATCGCCTCTACGAAGCGTCCGTTAAGTTCGTTAAGAGAGGCCATGGAAGAAGAATAAAGGAAATCATGTCCTAGGTCGAGACCATGCGTTTCTTCCCTTCGGTTTTCCGGAACATTTCATCATAGGCAATAATCAGGTCTACGCTTCCCTCCAGCCCAAGTACTCCGGAATCAAGGGTAAGGTCGTAGGTCTCGCTTTGATCCCATTTGCGATCGCTGTAATAATTGTAGAAGTTTGCTCGCTGCTTGTCTTTCTTTATGCAGACGCTTTCTGCCTTTTTCTCATCCTCACCATAGTTTTCAATCGCCCGCTTTATCCTTTCGGGCATCCGGGCATGGATGAAGATATTCAGGACATTGGGCAAATCCCGCAATACATAGTCGGCACATCGCCCGACAATGACGCAAGATCCTTTTTCCGCCAAAGCATGAATAGTCTTGGACTGGATGAGAAAAAGCTGGTCGTTCAGAGGCATTTCAGACCTGCCGGCGATAGCTCCGCCGCCCAAAGGATATGTTCCCATGACCATGGAATAGAAAAGGCTGCTCGTCGCCTTCTCATCTGCGTTTTCGAACAAAGTTTCGCTCAGACCGCTTTCCTTGGCTGCCAGAGCAATCAGTTCCCTGTCATAAAAGGGGATTTCAAGTTTTTCCGCCAACCGGCGCCCTACTGAACGTCCACCGCTGCCAAATTGTCTACCGATAGTGAATACTGTTGTTGTCTTCATAAAATCCTCCTTCCTGTGCCTATTATACCATGCTTGCTGTTACTTGGAAAAAAAATCGGCGTATACAGGCAGGCTGGAGTGAAGGAGCTTTGGCCGCTGACATGGAAAAGCATGGTGGATGGAAGATGTAATTCTTTGAGGAATCTTGAAAAATCTCTCAGTTCCATGATTTCGTATCGGAGATTTTTTCCTTTCGTGTCAACCCGGCGTACCGACGACTGTAGAGCTGGTGACTGAATGCCTTGCGTGCTGAGTCTTCTATTGCACAGCGCAAAGCGGTTCGCTCATCATCATCCATATCCATACCATCAAGGACACCTCTGAGTCTCCATAGAGTATCAGCCGCGCCGTCACGAGCCATCATCCGGACATCTGGTTCATGAGCATGGAAGCGCCACCAGGCAAAGAATCTTTCCCATGCGGGTTCCAAGATAGCATGTGCCTGCCTTTCCAGTTCCCTGCGCCGTGGCTGGTCAACATCAAGTTCACGCAAGCTGACAAGCTTCACCCTCTCATCCTCCCTGACGCGGGGATCGATGTCCACTGGCATGGCCAAATCAATCAAAAGCACAGGACCGCCAAGATAGGAGGCAAGGTCTGTCTTGCGCAGGGTATGATGTAATCCTGATGTAGCACTGATGATGATTCGTTTTCCACTCACGTGTTCAAGACGGCTTTCATAAGGGACTGCCGTACAGCCTTCAGGAACCAGTGCCGAAGCTTTCTCCATGTCACGGATAGTCATGGTGACACGGCACCCCCGCCCCAGCAGGGAACGAGCGGTCAGACGCGCCATCTCTCCACTGCCTATGACCAGCACAGGTTCACCAGACAAAGACACAGGCGCAAGATACTTTTCCACCATCCTTTGTACCGCGGAAGCTACCGTTTCATCCGCCGCGGCAAGACGCAAGGAAGAATGAACTTCCTTGGCAGCCGTCACCGCTTGGCGGAACAATTGTTCAAGTACTCCGTCAGCAGCTCCCGTTGCGCGTGCTATATCTATTGAATGGATAATCTGGGGAATGATGGTCGTCTCGCCGTACAGGGCTGAGCGCATGCCGCTTGCCAGCTCAAAAAGGTATGGCACTACCTCATCCCCTCTTTTGTGGTAGAACAGATCCTGATAACGGGACGGAGATATTCCGGCAGCCCTGCACATGTGGGGAAAGGGATCTCCGTTTCCTCCATGCACCCAGACTTCGGTACGATTGCAGGTGGACAGCACCACGACACCTTGCGCGGCAAGACGCGAACGAACAGTGACGGCCATCCTGCGTGATTTGGGGTCATCGAGGAAGAACATATCGCGCATTTCATTGTCCGCGCTGTCATGGTCTATGCCGCAGAGCATCACGGGAAAAGCATCATCAGGCCGGGATGTCATACCAATCTCCTTTGTGTACCGGAAATTCACCAGACAAGCATATACGCGGCACTACGTCTTTCCTGCCGGAACTTGCCCCAAGATGCATCGAATATACAAGCTATTCTACGCATAATTCATGCAATTTGTGCGTAAAATAGTCAATCGTTTCCTTTGTAGGCGGGAAAATACGGAAGAACACTGTTTTCCTGACTAGATTACGTTATATCCTTGTTACGGGTTCATCTTCATGTGCGCGCCTGAGTACGCATCATATGGAAAATATACTGCTGGGCAATGCCTGCATGAGGACCAAACCACCCCGGATCTCTGCCGGGAAACAATTCAACCATTGCCCTTTTCATCCAGACATCCAAAGGAAAAGCCTCAAGATGCCCACACCCATAGAGAAGCACGCACTCAGCGACCTTGGGTCCGACACCCCGGACTTCCTGAAGAACAGAACGCGCCTCGGAAATAGGCAACGACGGGACAATCTGGAGGTCGAGCCTTCCATCAAGGACTCTCCTGACCGCGTCTACAAGGTATGGAGCGCGGAAGCCAGCCCCTATGTCCCTGAATTCCTGTTCGGACACTTCCGCCAAGGCTTGTGGAAGTGGGAAAGCATACTCAATGTCCGTCCCGTCATGGATACGGCGTCCCCATGCCTTGCATAGTCTTCCGATGATGCCGGAAATCCGGGGGATGTTGTTGTTCTGGCTGATGATGAAGGAAAGCAAAGTCTCGAAGGCATCTTGTCTCAGTATCCTGATGCCCGGAGAGTTTTCCACAGCGTGGGCAAGATGCCTGTCACGGGAGGCAATGTCGCGTAAAATGGAATCATAATCCATGTCCAAGGCAAAATAGGAACGGAGAAATGAATCGGCATGCAAAATGGAAGAAGGATTGCCGACCATGCGTTGTTCAAGATAATATGCATTGCCTCCTGCCACGCCGCACCAGCGGCCTGCTTCATCCTGATGCCAACGAAAACACTGTCCGCAGGAAAATGTTCCTGACAGGGAAAGATAAGATGAAACCGTATTTTCCATGGTTCCACCATACCAGAACCGACTTGACTTGACCAGAACCACCCTGTCGGGAATCTGGTAGCAACCTAATGGCGGCTCTCCTCCTGTTGTTCTTTTTGGGATAAATATGCTGCACCCTGTTGCAAAAAGAGAATGAAAACGCTATACAAGTCACATCTTTGCATGAGAGGGAATCACGTGCTTGTCCTATATCCCCAGCACAACATGTTTTCATCTGCTGGCTACGGCTCAGCCCGTCAGTCCACATGTAAGCCTTTCATGCACATTGTGCCTGATGAATAATCCCGGACATCCTTGTCTGGGATTTTTTTGTTCATATCCAGATTCTTTATGACCGTTCCTGGAGGTTTCCATGCCCGCTTCCGACCATCCGGATTCGTTTGACATCATCACGATGGATGATGGCCGTATCGAAGAACTTATGAATAGCCTGCGCACAGGACTGACCGTCCAAGAAGCGAAGGATCTACAGACACGCATCCTGAAAAGACCTCCCACCCTTGCCGAACTCATCCTGTTCGGCATTGAAGGTTCCGAACACTGTTCCTACAAGAGTAGCCGCCCCTACCTGAAACAGTTCACGACGGAGGGTATGGATGTCATTGTCGGTGCCAAGGAAGACGCGGGAATCGTCCGTGTCGCCCGTGATGCCGCAGGCAAGGGGTACGCAATCGTCCTCAGCCATGAGTCCCATAACCATCCCAGCCAACTTGTCCCTTATGAAGGGGCTGCCACAGGCGTGGGAGGTAATGTCCGGGATGTCTGCTGCATGGGAGCCCGTGTGATTGCTTTGGCCGATGACCTGCGTTTCGGAGACATCTCCAAGCCACGGACAAAGTGGCTATACGAAGAAGTTGTAAGGGGCATCGCCGGTTACGGCAACCCGATAGGCGTACCATCGGTCGCGGGAGGGCTTCAGTTTGACAAGTCCTATGAAGGCAACTGTCTGGTCACCGTAGTGACCTTGGGAGCCGTAGAGGAAGATGGAATTATCCACTCCTACGCTCCGGAAAACGCTGACGGATATGACTTGATTCTCGTAGGCAAGCCCACTGACTCAAGCGGTTTCGGAGGAGCCAGCTTTGCTAGCTTCCAGTTGGACGATGCCAAGAAAGAGGTGAACAAAGGCGCAGTGCAGGAACCCAATGCGTTCCTCGGCCGCCACATCATCCGTTCTTCGGAAAAGCTCTTTGAAATCCTCAAGGAAAAGGGAGAGCTGCATAGAGTCGGCTTCAAGGATCTTGGGGCAGGAGGAATTGCCTGCGCAAGCGTCGAACTCGCCGAAAGTGGCGGATACGGAGCGGTAGTCGATATTGACAAGGTTCATGTCGCTGAGGAAAACCTTGCTCCCCATGTAGTTCTCTGTGCCGAGACCCAAGAACGCTATCTATGGGCTTCACCGCCTGATCTCACATCTCTGATTATGGATCATTATAATGTGACGTATGCTTTAGGTGGTGTCTCAGCCGGAGCTGCGGCGCGTGTCATTGGGCGGATTACTGCCGACACGCGCTACGTAGTCACGTCAGGTGCTAAGGTTTTAGTCGATGCCCCTGCCTCAGATGTCACCAAAGGTTTCCTCTACCAGAGGGATGTCGCTCCTGCCCTCCCTCCCCTCCAGAAGGAACCGGTCATCAAGGAAAAGAATGTGGGCAAAACCCTCCTGGACATACTCTCTCATCCCAACGTAGCGTCCCGCGCTCCCCTGTACAATACCTACGACAAGCAGGTACAAGGCATGGTGGCGCAGGAAGCCGGAGCAGGCGACGCAGGAGTACTGACTCCCTTTGATGACCCCCGCTACCCTGCGGAAATACGGAATGTCGGCATTACTCTCACCACTGACCAGAATCCCCGTCACAATGCAATTGACGCTTACCAAGGAGCGGTGAACGCTGTCGTCGAGGCGTGGTGCAATACTGTCGTCACGGGAGCGCGGCCTGTCGCCTTGAGTGACTGCCTTTGCTACGGAAATCCGGAAAAACCGAATCACATGAGGCAGTTTGCAGACGGTGCCAAAGGAGTCGCCGACTCATCACGCTTTCTTGAGGTTCCGGTCATTGCCGGAAATGTTTCCCTATACAATGAATCATCGAAGGGAGACAGGAACGAGATGCGAGCCATTCCTCCCAGCCCCATGATTGCCATGGTCGGCAAACTGGAGAACGCGGCAGTCGCCCTCTCTCCGGCTTTCACAGGAAGCGGGAACACGCTCCTTATGATAGGCGAAAGAAAAGATGAATGCGGAGGCAGCATCTGGTATTCCCTTCATGACGAGCTGGGCGCACGGATTCCTGAACCTGACCTGTCGGAAATAAAAGCAGCGGGACTGACGCTCTGCGACCTGACAGCCGAGGGAAGGATTCTGTCTGCCCATGATATTTCTGAAGGAGGCATCGCCGCCGCCTTGTCAGAACAGGCGATTGCCAGCGGATATGGGCTTGAAGTCATCATTCCTGGTTCCCTCCAGGTTGAAAGGCTGCTTTTTTCCGAGAGCTTCGGCTTTGTCATGGAGACAGCACCGGAAGAAACGGAAGTAGTGGTGAAAAGATTCAAGGAAGCAGGCGTATCATGCGTAGAAATCGGACGAACGACGGACAGGACGGATGCCAGGATTAGGCTAAATTCCGTCGTTGATATCCCGGTAAGCCAGGCGGCACACACCTATGCCACCGGCCTGACTGCCCATATAAGATAGTGGGAGGAGAACAATACCATGAAAGATGACAGTGCAGATGATAATGTACGGGAGACAAGCTACAAGGATGCCGGAGTCAACATCGATGCGGGGAACCAGGCTGTAGAAAGAATCAAGGAGCATGTTGCCTTAACCTTCACACCTGCGGTTCTGAGGGGTTTGGGAAGTTTCGCCTCCTTCTTTGACATCAAGGATATACTCAAGATTTACGCTAATCCTGTCATGGTGCAGAGTGCCGATGGTGTCGGAACAAAGATCGCGATTGCCGAGATGGCTCATGATTTCTCCACCATTGGGGAAGACCTTGTCAGTGCCTGTGCCAACGACATTGTTGTCCATGGCGCCCGACCTTATACTTTCCTTGACTATATCGCCAATGATACGCTGGATCCCCGGATAGTCGAGGAACTGGTCGCAGGCATGGCACGTGCCTGTAAACGCGATGGCATAGCCTTGGTCGGCGGTGAGACGGCTGAGATGCCCGGAACATACACCCGCGGCTCCCATGACCTTGTGGGTCTGATTACAGGCTTCGTTGACAGGAAAATGATTGTGGACGGCTCATCCGTCAAGCCAGGGGACATCCTCCTGGGCATCGGGTCCACAGGGTTGCATACCAACGGATATTCGCTGGCTCGCAAGGTTTTGTTCCAGCAGGCGCAGATGTCACTGGATGATCCAGTCCCCGTCCGTCGTCCCGGCGATTCTGATACCCTCAAGGGTGCGCTTCTTGCCATCCACACCAGCTATGTCAATCCTATCCTCGGACTTCTTGAGGCAGGCTCTCCCTTCAAGGCACTTGCGCACATCACTGGCGGCGGCCTG
Encoded proteins:
- a CDS encoding AAA family ATPase; amino-acid sequence: MKTTTVFTIGRQFGSGGRSVGRRLAEKLEIPFYDRELIALAAKESGLSETLFENADEKATSSLFYSMVMGTYPLGGGAIAGRSEMPLNDQLFLIQSKTIHALAEKGSCVIVGRCADYVLRDLPNVLNIFIHARMPERIKRAIENYGEDEKKAESVCIKKDKQRANFYNYYSDRKWDQSETYDLTLDSGVLGLEGSVDLIIAYDEMFRKTEGKKRMVST
- a CDS encoding NAD(P)-dependent oxidoreductase; this encodes MTSRPDDAFPVMLCGIDHDSADNEMRDMFFLDDPKSRRMAVTVRSRLAAQGVVVLSTCNRTEVWVHGGNGDPFPHMCRAAGISPSRYQDLFYHKRGDEVVPYLFELASGMRSALYGETTIIPQIIHSIDIARATGAADGVLEQLFRQAVTAAKEVHSSLRLAAADETVASAVQRMVEKYLAPVSLSGEPVLVIGSGEMARLTARSLLGRGCRVTMTIRDMEKASALVPEGCTAVPYESRLEHVSGKRIIISATSGLHHTLRKTDLASYLGGPVLLIDLAMPVDIDPRVREDERVKLVSLRELDVDQPRRRELERQAHAILEPAWERFFAWWRFHAHEPDVRMMARDGAADTLWRLRGVLDGMDMDDDERTALRCAIEDSARKAFSHQLYSRRYAGLTRKEKISDTKSWN
- a CDS encoding DNA-3-methyladenine glycosylase family protein produces the protein MENTVSSYLSLSGTFSCGQCFRWHQDEAGRWCGVAGGNAYYLEQRMVGNPSSILHADSFLRSYFALDMDYDSILRDIASRDRHLAHAVENSPGIRILRQDAFETLLSFIISQNNNIPRISGIIGRLCKAWGRRIHDGTDIEYAFPLPQALAEVSEQEFRDIGAGFRAPYLVDAVRRVLDGRLDLQIVPSLPISEARSVLQEVRGVGPKVAECVLLYGCGHLEAFPLDVWMKRAMVELFPGRDPGWFGPHAGIAQQYIFHMMRTQART
- the purL gene encoding phosphoribosylformylglycinamidine synthase subunit PurL codes for the protein MPASDHPDSFDIITMDDGRIEELMNSLRTGLTVQEAKDLQTRILKRPPTLAELILFGIEGSEHCSYKSSRPYLKQFTTEGMDVIVGAKEDAGIVRVARDAAGKGYAIVLSHESHNHPSQLVPYEGAATGVGGNVRDVCCMGARVIALADDLRFGDISKPRTKWLYEEVVRGIAGYGNPIGVPSVAGGLQFDKSYEGNCLVTVVTLGAVEEDGIIHSYAPENADGYDLILVGKPTDSSGFGGASFASFQLDDAKKEVNKGAVQEPNAFLGRHIIRSSEKLFEILKEKGELHRVGFKDLGAGGIACASVELAESGGYGAVVDIDKVHVAEENLAPHVVLCAETQERYLWASPPDLTSLIMDHYNVTYALGGVSAGAAARVIGRITADTRYVVTSGAKVLVDAPASDVTKGFLYQRDVAPALPPLQKEPVIKEKNVGKTLLDILSHPNVASRAPLYNTYDKQVQGMVAQEAGAGDAGVLTPFDDPRYPAEIRNVGITLTTDQNPRHNAIDAYQGAVNAVVEAWCNTVVTGARPVALSDCLCYGNPEKPNHMRQFADGAKGVADSSRFLEVPVIAGNVSLYNESSKGDRNEMRAIPPSPMIAMVGKLENAAVALSPAFTGSGNTLLMIGERKDECGGSIWYSLHDELGARIPEPDLSEIKAAGLTLCDLTAEGRILSAHDISEGGIAAALSEQAIASGYGLEVIIPGSLQVERLLFSESFGFVMETAPEETEVVVKRFKEAGVSCVEIGRTTDRTDARIRLNSVVDIPVSQAAHTYATGLTAHIR
- the purM gene encoding phosphoribosylformylglycinamidine cyclo-ligase, whose protein sequence is MKDDSADDNVRETSYKDAGVNIDAGNQAVERIKEHVALTFTPAVLRGLGSFASFFDIKDILKIYANPVMVQSADGVGTKIAIAEMAHDFSTIGEDLVSACANDIVVHGARPYTFLDYIANDTLDPRIVEELVAGMARACKRDGIALVGGETAEMPGTYTRGSHDLVGLITGFVDRKMIVDGSSVKPGDILLGIGSTGLHTNGYSLARKVLFQQAQMSLDDPVPVRRPGDSDTLKGALLAIHTSYVNPILGLLEAGSPFKALAHITGGGLLENVPRVLPTGVHAVFDPSTWVRPGIFDVIREKGNVPLLDMYRTFNMGIGLVIAVAPHEAASVSADLKKVLPSLPVAPIGQIAEGEGSTIILGVTTRRETTA